A section of the Hevea brasiliensis isolate MT/VB/25A 57/8 chromosome 17, ASM3005281v1, whole genome shotgun sequence genome encodes:
- the LOC110669443 gene encoding sugar carrier protein A, translated as MAGGALAPAGVAKERAEQYQGRVTLSVIIACVVAAVGGSIFGYDIGISGGVTSMDEFLRKFFHRVYLRKQHAHENNYCKYDDQGLAAFTSSLYLAGLAASLMAGPVTRIYGRRASIICGGISFLIGAALNAGAINLAMLLLGRIMLGIGIGFGNQAVPVYLSEMAPTHLRGGLNIMFQLATTTGIFTANMVNYGTQKLRQWGWRLSLGLAAVPALLMTVGGIFLPETPNSLIEQGFNERGRKVLEKIRGTKNVDAEFEDMLDASELAKSIKHPFRNILERRNRPQLVMAIFMPTFQILTGINSILFYAPVLFQSMGFGGNASLYSSALTGAVLCSSTFISILTVDRLGRRFLLISGGIQMITCQVIVAIILGLKFGDNQHLSKGFSVLVVVVICLFVVAFGWSWGPLGWTVPSEIFPLETRSAGQSITVAVNLLFTFIIAQSFLSLLCSLKFGIFLFFAGWITVMTIFVYLFLPETNGVPIEEMIFLWRKHWFWKRIVPGDPAEVDDSRQRHYMELGEGVTSTAI; from the exons ATGGCAGGAGGAGCCCTAGCGCCGGCCGGTGTGGCCAAGGAGAGAGCAGAGCAATATCAAGGGAGAGTTACCTTATCTGTGATCATTGCTTGTGTTGTTGCTGCTGTTGGGGGGTCAATCTTTGGATATGATATTGGAATTTCAG GAGGAGTGACATCAATGGATGAATTTCTTCGGAAATTTTTCCATAGGGTATATTTAAGGAAGCAGCATGCACATGAAAACAATTACTGCAAGTATGATGACCAAGGGCTGGCAGCTTTTACCTCTTCTCTATACCTGGCTGGTCTGGCTGCATCTCTGATGGCAGGTCCTGTTACTAGAATATATGGACGACGTGCGAGTATAATTTGCGGAGGAATTAGCTTTCTTATTGGAGCAGCACTAAATGCCGGAGCTATTAACCTGGCAATGCTTCTCTTAGGCAGGATTATGCTGGGTATTGGCATTGGATTTGGAAATCAG GCTGTTCCAGTATATTTATCGGAGATGGCACCGACTCACCTTCGTGGAGGACTAAACATTATGTTTCAGCTAGCAACTACCACTGGGATCTTTACAGCAAACATGGTCAATTATGGAACACAAAAGCTTAGACAATGGGGATGGAGGCTTTCCCTGGGACTAGCAGCAGTCCCAGCTCTATTGATGACCGTGGGAGGGATATTTCTGCCTGAGACACCGAACAGTTTAATCGAACAGGGGTTTAatgagagagggaggaaagtattAGAGAAGATCAGAGGAACCAAAAATGTCGATGCAGAATTTGAGGACATGCTAGATGCTAGTGAGCTGGCTAAATCAATCAAGCATCCCTTCAGAAACATCCTGGAAAGGAGGAACAGACCACAATTGGTTATGGCAATCTTCATGCCAACATTCCAGATCTTAACAGGCATAAATTCAATTCTCTTCTATGCTCCAGTGCTGTTCCAGAGCATGGGATTTGGAGGAAATGCTTCCCTCTACTCCTCAGCTCTGACTGGAGCAGTGCTCTGTTCCTCTACCTTCATCTCTATATTAACAGTTGACAGATTGGGTAGAAGATTTTTGCTtatcagtggtgggatacagatGATTACATGCCAG GTAATAGTGGCTATAATCTTGGGGCTGAAATTTGGAGACAACCAGCATCTATCAAAAGGCTTCTCAGTGTTGGTTGTGGTTGTGATTTGCCTCTTTGTGGTAGCTTTCGGATGGTCGTGGGGTCCGCTTGGCTGGACGGTGCCAAGTGAAATATTTCCACTCGAAACACGATCAGCTGGGCAGAGCATAACGGTAGCTGTAAACCTTCTCTTCACTTTCATCATAGCACAGTCTTTCCTTTCCCTCCTTTGTTCATTGAAGTTTGGGATCTTCCTCTTCTTTGCTGGTTGGATTACTGTCATGACCATCTTTGTTTACTTATTCCTGCCTGAAACCAATGGAGTTCCCATCGAAGAGATGATATTTCTCTGGAGAAAGCACTGGTTCTGGAAGAGAATAGTGCCTGGGGATCCAGCAGAAGTTGATGACAGCAGGCAAAGACATTACATGGAATTGGGTGAAGGTGTTACTAGCACAGCTATATAG